In a genomic window of Pirellulaceae bacterium:
- a CDS encoding sulfatase-like hydrolase/transferase encodes MKNPAFQAKSTIQRTARLIAPNSFLAITIITAIFAELVFVGFCDENIYTSPRTTLLGISFVTFFWVTVGWSLYFLGCFYKRITEGVSRFHRLTFCLVVTTLLCFAVLLYSLSWFLFFQSGRFANFETWRFITFNFHHLWTYVVAAEPIHLFTASILLLLAFTAIPFVLVRSTSKTWPDSNRLVGRQFIAWMVLWLTLSWSWINLSHEDSVHRRVHDTRAVKHRLHPTMTLYTSHLESRNGQVITDSLANNSLVRLPRQTVSTKRVPIKSSLPKPNAPSVIFVAIESLRHDTIHQWHQGQEVLPNINKLAKNGIEFSRAYSQSTHSDYADVCLVSSLYPLRTQGHYYYGPHDPYPRTLIYDILAPTGYATAIISSQNEAWGGMDHFLEKPSLHTFYHPETSRAETTFSELDTGFAHEVRTGGLVAGKLTDEHTTSKAIEWIEAQVQADRPFFLSMNFQSSHFPYLISEDCARPFQPASLAPSVSFVEYPKEQTENVRNAYFNSIHECDRQIGHLAAALKRLGRLDNTILVITGENGESFHECGTVTHAREPVEPAIHIACIMHAPNFLKPTIEDYPFEHVDLVPSVLGLMGRPSHPNFQGINVFSTDRPLPDHRLTFCHVNSCFARADTILLGGRWKLTDDQSTQATTLHDVIDDPLQSENLIDQYPELADQLKQLLEEYRLDQLAYYHFPNYHLTYYPPQPPTWPSTSPIPVNSPSAPCQPTADSPLNASPLR; translated from the coding sequence ATGAAAAATCCGGCTTTCCAAGCAAAATCGACGATCCAACGAACGGCGAGGCTGATCGCCCCTAACAGCTTTCTCGCAATCACAATCATCACTGCAATCTTTGCCGAGTTGGTGTTTGTCGGGTTTTGCGATGAAAACATTTATACCTCGCCACGCACCACCCTCCTCGGCATCTCCTTCGTAACCTTTTTTTGGGTGACCGTCGGGTGGTCTCTTTACTTTCTAGGATGCTTCTACAAGAGAATCACAGAAGGCGTATCGAGATTTCATCGGCTTACCTTTTGCCTGGTCGTCACAACCCTGTTGTGCTTTGCGGTTCTTCTCTACAGCCTGAGTTGGTTCTTATTTTTTCAGTCAGGCCGTTTTGCCAATTTTGAAACTTGGCGATTCATCACATTCAACTTCCACCATCTTTGGACCTATGTGGTTGCAGCTGAACCCATTCACCTATTCACTGCGTCGATATTACTGCTGCTCGCCTTCACGGCGATCCCCTTCGTGTTGGTTCGGAGTACCAGCAAGACCTGGCCGGACAGCAATCGTTTAGTCGGCCGACAATTCATCGCGTGGATGGTTCTGTGGCTAACGCTATCTTGGAGCTGGATCAATCTTTCGCACGAAGACAGTGTGCATCGACGTGTGCATGACACACGTGCAGTCAAACATCGGCTACATCCAACGATGACACTTTACACGTCGCACCTTGAATCTCGAAATGGCCAAGTGATCACGGACAGCTTGGCAAACAATTCATTGGTTCGCTTACCAAGACAAACCGTTTCCACAAAACGGGTCCCCATAAAATCGAGTCTGCCAAAACCGAATGCGCCGTCAGTCATTTTCGTGGCGATCGAATCTCTGCGACACGATACGATCCACCAATGGCATCAAGGCCAAGAGGTGCTTCCGAACATCAACAAACTCGCGAAAAACGGCATCGAGTTCTCCCGTGCCTATTCACAAAGCACGCACTCCGACTACGCTGATGTGTGCCTCGTTTCCTCGCTCTACCCACTCAGAACGCAGGGCCACTATTACTACGGGCCCCATGACCCTTATCCTCGTACTCTAATTTATGACATCTTAGCGCCGACGGGTTACGCGACGGCTATCATTTCCTCACAAAATGAAGCCTGGGGCGGCATGGACCATTTCCTCGAGAAACCCAGCCTCCACACCTTCTACCACCCTGAAACAAGCAGAGCAGAAACAACCTTTTCTGAGCTTGATACGGGGTTCGCCCACGAAGTCCGAACCGGAGGTTTAGTCGCCGGAAAATTAACGGATGAGCATACGACCAGCAAGGCCATTGAATGGATCGAAGCGCAAGTCCAGGCAGATCGCCCCTTCTTTCTGAGCATGAACTTCCAAAGTTCACATTTCCCCTACCTCATTTCAGAAGATTGTGCTCGCCCTTTCCAACCTGCTTCACTCGCCCCCAGTGTCAGTTTCGTCGAATACCCGAAAGAACAGACGGAAAATGTGCGCAACGCCTACTTCAACTCGATTCATGAATGTGACCGCCAAATCGGACACTTGGCAGCGGCGCTGAAACGACTGGGCCGTCTCGACAACACGATCCTAGTGATCACAGGTGAGAATGGCGAGTCTTTCCATGAGTGCGGAACCGTCACCCATGCACGCGAACCCGTCGAACCCGCAATCCACATCGCTTGTATCATGCATGCACCCAATTTCCTAAAGCCGACGATTGAAGACTATCCATTTGAGCATGTGGACCTGGTCCCGAGTGTCTTGGGCCTGATGGGGCGTCCGAGTCATCCCAACTTCCAAGGAATCAATGTTTTCTCGACCGACCGTCCTTTGCCAGACCATCGCTTGACGTTTTGCCATGTCAACTCTTGCTTCGCAAGAGCCGACACCATCCTACTTGGTGGTCGCTGGAAACTGACAGATGACCAGTCAACCCAGGCAACAACCCTCCACGATGTGATCGATGATCCGTTGCAATCCGAGAACCTGATCGATCAATATCCTGAGTTGGCCGATCAACTCAAGCAGCTTCTAGAAGAATACCGGCTTGATCAATTGGCCTACTATCACTTTCCCAACTATCATCTCACCTACTACCCACCCCAGCCACCGACTTGGCCATCTACCTCGCCAATTCCGGTCAATTCGCCTTCCGCGCCTTGCCAACCCACGGCAGACTCCCCTCTCAACGCATCGCCGTTGCGATAA
- a CDS encoding DUF1501 domain-containing protein, with protein MSGQFIHPRLNRRQAIQAGGIGLLGLSTTHLERLRAETGNPASSAKNVIYIFLSGGLGQHDSFDPKPNASEEIRGEFKPIATKTTGLHICEHLPKLANRSDKWALVRSLTHPYNEHSQGHMAMLTGRTPMPVGFSPASPKPGDHPSIASVVGATTTVPNNLPPAIILPEKLVHRSGREIPGQFAGVMGPQRAPYLLDCCKFNGKSYGAWPKYGFHHQRGGENPAGYQFSTPSLVLPEGLTQQRLGQRVDLLNLVERQQHYLRQLAEVETFDRFQERAVAMLSDGKMKGLFNVAGADPKTLDRYGRHTFGWSLLLARRLVEAGVNLVQVNLGNNETWDTHGNAFPSLKNYLLPPMDQAVSALLDDLDDRGLLESTLIVMAGEFGRTPKVFRLPEHYALPGRDHWGAVQSVFFAGGGVKGGNVVGSSDKLGAYPHDDPQTPENMAATIYQALGLPKAATWHDLLDRPFPVYHGAPIRGLS; from the coding sequence ATGTCCGGACAGTTTATCCATCCACGCCTTAATCGGAGACAAGCAATTCAGGCTGGTGGGATTGGTTTACTGGGTCTCTCTACGACCCATCTAGAACGTCTCCGCGCCGAAACCGGAAATCCTGCCAGCTCGGCCAAGAATGTCATCTACATTTTTTTGTCCGGTGGGCTTGGTCAACATGACAGCTTCGATCCCAAACCCAACGCATCAGAAGAGATTCGTGGCGAATTCAAACCGATCGCCACGAAAACGACTGGCCTGCACATTTGTGAACATCTGCCGAAACTAGCAAATCGCAGCGACAAATGGGCCCTCGTTCGGAGCCTGACTCACCCGTACAACGAACACTCTCAAGGCCATATGGCGATGTTGACGGGTCGAACCCCCATGCCGGTTGGTTTCAGCCCAGCGTCGCCCAAACCGGGTGACCACCCCTCGATCGCAAGTGTGGTGGGAGCCACAACCACTGTCCCCAACAATCTGCCACCCGCGATCATTTTGCCTGAGAAACTTGTGCATCGCAGCGGTCGCGAAATTCCAGGCCAATTCGCTGGAGTGATGGGACCGCAACGTGCGCCCTATCTGCTGGATTGCTGTAAGTTCAACGGTAAGTCTTATGGCGCATGGCCAAAATATGGATTCCACCATCAACGCGGGGGTGAGAACCCAGCCGGTTATCAATTCTCAACACCCAGTCTTGTTTTACCCGAGGGTCTGACCCAACAGCGACTTGGTCAACGTGTCGATCTTTTGAACTTGGTAGAAAGGCAGCAACACTACCTCAGGCAACTGGCCGAAGTTGAAACATTCGACCGCTTCCAAGAACGAGCGGTGGCAATGCTAAGTGACGGTAAAATGAAGGGGCTCTTCAATGTCGCAGGAGCCGACCCCAAAACGCTCGACCGGTATGGGCGTCACACTTTTGGCTGGTCGCTCTTACTCGCTCGCCGCTTAGTCGAGGCAGGTGTGAATTTAGTACAAGTCAATTTAGGCAACAACGAAACCTGGGACACTCACGGCAATGCATTCCCCAGTCTAAAAAACTATTTATTGCCACCAATGGATCAAGCCGTGTCGGCGTTGCTTGATGACCTTGACGACCGAGGCTTGCTTGAATCAACACTCATCGTGATGGCAGGCGAATTTGGGCGTACCCCAAAAGTCTTTCGGTTACCAGAACATTACGCACTCCCAGGACGTGATCATTGGGGCGCCGTTCAATCCGTATTTTTCGCAGGCGGTGGGGTAAAAGGCGGAAACGTTGTCGGTTCCTCCGACAAGCTGGGGGCTTATCCTCACGACGACCCGCAAACCCCAGAAAACATGGCCGCAACGATCTACCAGGCCCTCGGTTTACCCAAAGCTGCAACTTGGCACGATCTGCTAGACCGTCCATTCCCGGTTTACCATGGTGCCCCGATTCGCGGCCTCTCATAG
- a CDS encoding DUF1501 domain-containing protein, with amino-acid sequence MRSHQANLDLSKLLPRISRRKMLATSIGSCGLSLPSLLRLRSAEAKTLTANSQPSAKSCIILYCWGGMSHHETWDPKPHAPAEIRGEFSTISTATPGIQIGEHLPLLAQETNKLAIIRSIHHDDSAHGRGMYWNLTGHKPPRAGNIPPMRNDWPSLPAMVSKFRQPPDGIPGAIRVPYPMVDNGTLQAGEYGGWLGARYDPIVMRTQAGDPYGGVSRTLGSQVLELNEVDFRRIGSRKALLQSLEQPVSRKGDFESFDYFRHIAMEMLVGSAVKNAYDLEKEDRRVRESYGHHLGGQSMLLARRLTEAGVPIVQVCCAAGDLNGGQGDMWDTHGDNFNRLKNRLLPVFDHGASALLRDLSERGQLEDTLVAILTDFGRTPRINGGAGRDHYPNVYSVVLAGGGIQGGQVYGSSDGLGAFPQSDACGPADLHATIFHSLGISPRATIHDPLARPFPISDGRVLPLFG; translated from the coding sequence ATGCGATCACATCAGGCCAATCTGGATTTGTCCAAGTTGTTACCGCGGATTTCACGCCGCAAGATGTTGGCGACTTCGATTGGCAGCTGCGGTCTTTCCTTGCCCTCGTTGTTACGGTTGCGGAGTGCGGAAGCCAAGACATTGACCGCGAATTCGCAGCCCAGCGCAAAGTCTTGCATCATCCTTTATTGTTGGGGCGGAATGAGTCACCACGAGACGTGGGATCCGAAGCCTCATGCTCCGGCGGAAATTCGCGGTGAGTTTTCCACGATTTCCACCGCGACGCCCGGGATTCAGATTGGCGAACACCTGCCGCTCCTGGCTCAAGAGACGAACAAGCTCGCGATCATACGCTCGATACATCACGATGATTCGGCTCACGGTCGCGGCATGTACTGGAATTTGACGGGCCACAAACCCCCGCGTGCGGGAAACATTCCGCCAATGCGTAACGATTGGCCGTCCTTGCCTGCCATGGTGTCCAAATTCCGCCAGCCTCCAGACGGCATTCCGGGCGCGATTCGAGTGCCTTATCCGATGGTCGATAATGGCACGTTGCAAGCGGGTGAATATGGTGGTTGGCTGGGAGCTCGTTACGATCCGATTGTGATGCGAACTCAAGCTGGTGACCCTTATGGTGGCGTGTCGCGCACCCTCGGTTCCCAGGTCTTGGAGCTTAATGAAGTGGACTTTCGTCGGATTGGTTCCCGAAAGGCTTTGTTACAATCGCTTGAGCAGCCGGTTAGTCGTAAGGGTGATTTTGAGAGTTTCGACTACTTTCGGCATATTGCGATGGAAATGTTGGTCGGGTCTGCGGTGAAAAATGCCTATGACTTGGAAAAAGAAGATCGACGTGTGCGGGAATCCTACGGTCATCATTTGGGCGGCCAAAGCATGTTGTTGGCGCGTCGACTGACTGAGGCTGGCGTGCCGATTGTGCAAGTTTGTTGTGCGGCTGGTGATTTGAATGGCGGTCAAGGGGATATGTGGGACACCCATGGCGACAATTTTAATCGTTTGAAAAATCGTCTCCTACCCGTGTTTGATCACGGCGCATCGGCCTTGTTGAGGGATCTTTCTGAGCGAGGGCAGTTAGAAGATACGTTGGTTGCGATACTGACTGATTTCGGTCGAACACCTCGCATTAATGGTGGTGCAGGACGTGACCACTATCCGAATGTCTACTCTGTCGTCTTGGCTGGCGGTGGGATTCAAGGTGGCCAAGTATATGGCAGTAGCGATGGGCTGGGGGCGTTTCCCCAATCGGATGCCTGTGGACCAGCTGATTTGCACGCAACCATTTTTCACTCCCTGGGGATTTCGCCGAGAGCAACGATTCACGATCCGCTCGCACGTCCGTTTCCGATCAGTGATGGGCGAGTCTTGCCGCTGTTTGGATAG
- a CDS encoding AAA family ATPase, with protein sequence MIDWIKNLLEQAESKSPETVSPQITLLLRESLENCEKLFRTSAFIVKQECPHLIKGDPNKFLDLMVDLHRGLLVKILVEIAESDRNWNPAECEVAMLILHHVWSVRIDQADLALALRRVSDRAEKLKWRSLLKPYIEMPPIHDKLTDLSTIIMRVANLVAKADGTVESCEHAVLRRIQAEVDKAMNEQHQRQQRQSNSAKTNSSIGKQAIATADSESQQSALVAVAELTEQERKTRFDRAMQELNQLIGLSPVKKDICELVDFLKIQSARQTHGLATPQVSLHTVFEGNPGTGKTTVARIMADIFCGLGIINTGQTVETDRSGLVAQYAGQTGPKTNERVDEALDGVLFIDEAYTLVTEQGEDAYGVEAIQTLLKRMEDDRDRLVVILAGYPQPMERMLRSNPGLSSRFQRTFKFPDYSANELLQIFYNMCKRNHYRVPKETQRKLHATFQTHIDRKDEHFGNGRLARNIFEESIRHMASRIISVSPLTRELLSTLEPEDIATA encoded by the coding sequence ATGATTGATTGGATCAAAAACCTACTTGAACAGGCCGAATCGAAAAGTCCCGAAACAGTCAGCCCTCAGATTACGCTATTGCTCCGAGAATCACTCGAAAATTGCGAGAAACTGTTTCGCACAAGCGCATTCATTGTCAAGCAGGAATGCCCTCACCTGATTAAGGGCGACCCCAATAAGTTTCTCGACTTAATGGTTGACCTGCATCGAGGTCTACTTGTAAAGATTTTAGTCGAAATTGCAGAGAGCGATCGGAATTGGAATCCGGCAGAATGCGAAGTGGCAATGCTCATTCTCCACCACGTGTGGAGTGTCAGAATCGACCAAGCAGATCTAGCCCTCGCGCTTCGTCGAGTTTCCGATCGAGCTGAAAAACTTAAGTGGCGATCGTTGCTTAAGCCTTACATTGAGATGCCACCGATTCACGACAAGCTAACTGATCTCAGCACCATCATCATGCGAGTTGCAAATTTGGTGGCAAAAGCAGACGGCACGGTAGAATCTTGTGAGCACGCCGTACTGCGACGGATTCAGGCCGAAGTCGACAAGGCAATGAATGAACAACACCAACGTCAACAACGGCAGTCAAATTCCGCCAAGACGAACTCGTCCATCGGTAAGCAAGCGATCGCAACAGCGGATTCCGAATCTCAACAAAGCGCTCTCGTAGCTGTCGCAGAATTGACAGAACAAGAGCGCAAAACGAGATTTGATCGGGCCATGCAGGAGCTTAATCAACTAATTGGCTTATCACCCGTCAAGAAAGACATTTGTGAACTTGTCGATTTCTTAAAGATTCAATCAGCCCGCCAGACACATGGACTCGCCACGCCACAAGTGAGTTTGCACACCGTATTTGAAGGAAATCCGGGAACCGGAAAAACAACGGTTGCTCGCATTATGGCAGATATTTTCTGCGGTCTTGGCATCATTAATACGGGGCAGACGGTCGAAACAGATCGCTCCGGATTAGTCGCGCAATACGCGGGGCAGACTGGCCCCAAGACCAACGAGCGGGTCGACGAGGCACTCGATGGCGTGCTTTTCATCGACGAAGCTTACACTTTGGTGACAGAGCAAGGTGAAGACGCATATGGAGTCGAAGCTATTCAAACTCTCTTGAAACGCATGGAAGACGATCGTGACCGTTTAGTTGTGATTCTTGCTGGCTATCCTCAACCAATGGAACGAATGCTGCGGTCCAATCCGGGACTTTCCTCCAGGTTTCAACGCACCTTTAAGTTCCCCGATTATTCGGCCAATGAACTTCTCCAAATCTTCTACAACATGTGCAAACGGAACCACTACCGAGTACCAAAAGAAACTCAGCGTAAATTGCATGCGACCTTTCAGACCCACATCGACCGCAAGGACGAACATTTCGGCAATGGACGATTAGCGCGAAACATTTTCGAAGAATCGATTCGACACATGGCTAGCCGCATCATCAGTGTTTCACCATTGACCCGAGAGTTGCTTTCAACACTCGAACCCGAAGACATCGCGACTGCGTGA
- a CDS encoding FAD-dependent oxidoreductase, translating to MKVGVIGAGPAGLTAAYELAKAGTKVEVFEAGSAVGGMCRSFQLWGQTVDLGPHRFFSSDARVNRLWLEIAERDYRMVDRLTRIYYGGNFFNYPLQPGNALRNLGLAESARCLASYARQRLSPGVEGASFESWVVNRFGRRLFEIFFKTYSEKLWGISCQDLDADFAAQRIKKLSLAEVAKNALGLGGRHHQTLVDQFAFPLEGTGMIYERMADYIDVLGDVSLNCPVQRVIHQGKQVTGVELKDGRTREFDHVISTMPMTLLVNGLEGTPSHVLESADSLKFRNTIVVYLRIAATDLFDDQWVYVHAPDLQVGRVTNFRNWIPELYGSSDETILSLEYWANDDDSMWREADEELIARAKSEMRSTGLIGASEILDGHVVRVPRCYPVYARNYKTHLSTIQGYLSDFNGLIPIGRYGAFKYNNQDHSILMGLLGAENLLKQSRNNLWSINTDYEAYQEAATITAAGLEAADFVT from the coding sequence ATGAAGGTTGGCGTGATCGGTGCCGGACCTGCTGGACTCACAGCGGCCTACGAGTTGGCCAAAGCTGGGACGAAGGTTGAAGTTTTTGAGGCGGGAAGTGCTGTTGGAGGGATGTGTCGTTCGTTCCAACTTTGGGGACAAACAGTCGATTTGGGACCTCATCGTTTCTTCAGCTCCGATGCGCGTGTAAATCGCCTCTGGTTGGAAATAGCCGAACGCGATTACCGCATGGTGGATCGTCTGACCAGGATCTATTACGGTGGAAATTTTTTTAATTACCCGTTGCAACCGGGGAATGCACTGAGGAATCTTGGACTCGCAGAGTCCGCTCGCTGTCTGGCGAGTTATGCGCGACAACGACTGTCTCCTGGAGTCGAAGGAGCGTCATTCGAATCTTGGGTAGTCAACCGATTTGGTCGTCGTCTTTTCGAAATCTTTTTCAAGACATACAGCGAAAAGCTTTGGGGGATTTCCTGTCAGGATCTTGATGCGGATTTTGCAGCTCAACGAATCAAAAAATTGTCATTGGCTGAGGTAGCAAAGAATGCGCTTGGATTGGGAGGACGACACCACCAAACGTTAGTGGATCAATTCGCGTTCCCGCTTGAAGGGACGGGAATGATCTATGAACGGATGGCTGATTATATCGATGTCTTGGGAGATGTCAGTTTGAATTGCCCCGTGCAACGGGTGATTCATCAGGGCAAACAAGTTACCGGTGTGGAATTGAAGGACGGTCGTACGCGGGAATTTGACCACGTTATTTCCACCATGCCGATGACCTTGCTCGTGAACGGTCTCGAGGGAACTCCATCGCACGTGTTGGAATCGGCAGATTCACTGAAATTTCGAAACACGATCGTTGTTTACTTGCGAATTGCTGCCACTGATCTGTTTGATGACCAATGGGTCTATGTGCATGCTCCTGATCTTCAAGTTGGACGTGTCACGAACTTTCGGAATTGGATTCCCGAGCTATATGGCAGTTCGGACGAAACGATTCTTTCGCTCGAATACTGGGCAAACGACGATGATTCCATGTGGCGAGAAGCCGACGAGGAATTGATTGCCCGCGCGAAATCTGAAATGCGGTCAACCGGTCTGATTGGTGCATCTGAAATCCTGGATGGACATGTTGTGCGGGTGCCACGTTGCTATCCAGTGTACGCGCGGAACTACAAGACACATCTTTCCACGATCCAAGGCTATCTGTCTGACTTTAACGGCTTGATTCCCATCGGTCGCTACGGTGCCTTCAAGTACAACAATCAGGATCACAGCATCTTGATGGGGCTCCTGGGAGCCGAAAATCTGTTGAAGCAAAGTCGGAATAATCTTTGGTCGATCAATACGGACTATGAGGCTTATCAGGAAGCTGCCACGATTACTGCAGCTGGCTTAGAGGCTGCGGATTTCGTCACTTAA
- a CDS encoding lactate racemase domain-containing protein — MEFPKLFRLQQSFEGPQLSDVAGEVHRQLNAISLPEKISAGESVAITVGSRGIANIEIIVRAISNFLKNIEAKPFIVPAMGSHGGATVEGQVRVLESLGITEESCGCPIRASMETVVVCQSEEGFDVHFDRQAYQADHVLVCGRVKLHTDFLGEIQSGLMKMMLIGLGKQNGASTYHRAFQEFSFDQIIRSVSDIVIKNCQIVAGLAIVENGFEQTALIEAVSPEAIVKREPELLRLSSQWMARLPFEHVDVLIIDEIGKNISGTGMDTNVVGRKINENVAAPDEFPKIKRIIVRGLTEATHGNACGIGVADFTTQNVVDEMDYAATRVNCVTSGRMGGGYIPMCFASDRQAMEAAFQTIGLVSPAQVRLVRIRNTLQLESLQCSQAYLDEAQRRSDLTVDGDLYEMPFDKSDRLI, encoded by the coding sequence GTGGAATTTCCCAAGTTATTTCGTCTGCAACAGTCGTTCGAAGGCCCCCAATTGTCCGATGTTGCTGGCGAAGTTCATCGGCAATTGAACGCAATTTCGCTTCCCGAAAAAATCTCTGCGGGCGAGAGTGTCGCAATCACGGTGGGCAGTCGTGGTATCGCAAACATTGAAATCATTGTGCGCGCGATTTCGAATTTCCTCAAAAATATTGAGGCAAAGCCATTTATCGTTCCCGCGATGGGCAGCCACGGCGGTGCCACGGTGGAAGGTCAAGTACGGGTGCTTGAATCTCTCGGTATTACAGAAGAATCCTGTGGCTGCCCGATCCGAGCCAGTATGGAAACCGTGGTGGTCTGCCAGTCCGAAGAAGGATTCGATGTGCATTTCGACCGCCAAGCCTATCAGGCGGATCATGTGCTCGTCTGTGGACGCGTCAAGCTGCACACAGACTTCTTGGGTGAGATACAAAGTGGATTAATGAAAATGATGCTGATTGGATTGGGAAAACAAAATGGTGCCTCAACCTATCATCGCGCCTTTCAAGAATTTAGCTTTGATCAAATCATACGAAGTGTTTCCGACATCGTAATCAAGAACTGTCAGATCGTGGCAGGTTTAGCCATTGTGGAGAATGGTTTTGAACAGACTGCGTTGATCGAAGCCGTATCACCGGAGGCGATTGTGAAACGCGAACCGGAACTCTTGCGGCTTTCCTCGCAATGGATGGCCCGCTTACCGTTCGAACATGTCGATGTGCTGATCATTGACGAAATTGGTAAGAACATCAGCGGAACAGGAATGGACACAAATGTTGTCGGGCGGAAAATTAACGAAAACGTAGCTGCACCTGATGAATTTCCAAAAATCAAACGGATTATTGTTCGTGGATTGACTGAGGCCACGCACGGGAACGCTTGCGGAATTGGTGTGGCAGACTTCACAACACAAAATGTCGTGGACGAAATGGACTATGCCGCCACCCGTGTCAATTGCGTGACTTCAGGAAGAATGGGAGGTGGCTACATCCCCATGTGTTTTGCGTCTGATCGACAGGCGATGGAAGCCGCTTTTCAAACGATCGGTTTAGTTTCACCCGCTCAAGTTCGATTAGTGCGCATCCGAAATACGTTGCAGTTGGAATCGCTGCAATGCTCTCAAGCCTATCTGGATGAGGCACAACGGCGTAGCGATCTTACGGTTGACGGTGATCTCTATGAAATGCCTTTTGATAAATCAGATCGCCTGATTTAG